A region from the Carassius carassius chromosome 33, fCarCar2.1, whole genome shotgun sequence genome encodes:
- the stc2a gene encoding stanniocalcin-2a — MLIKCALALLLLFVLGDAVGTDHVDVPEKPASQKGRLSLQNTAEIQHCLVSAGDVGCGVFECFENNSCEIRGLQEICMTFLHNAGKFDSQGKSFIKDALKCMAHGLRHKFSCISRKCLAIKEMVFQLQRECYMKHNLCSAAKDNINVMVEMIHFQNLFPKGPYVELVNILLSCGEEVKEAITRSVRLQCEQNWGALCDSLSICTSIPAAPASGGFERRPPLASQSDAEHHKSTRTGDKDKPGKVGFSSHTRSRSQGLRRASVDASPAEQEDSKISDIRR, encoded by the exons ATGTTGATCAAATGCGCACTAGCCTTGCTGCTTCTCTTCGTCTTGGGGGACGCGGTGGGAACGGATCATGTTGACGTCCCCGAGAAACCGGCCAGTCAGAAGGGACGTCTCTCCTTACAGAACACAG CTGAGATCCAGCACTGTCTGGTGAGCGCAGGAGACGTGGGCTGCGGCGTCTTCGAGTGTTTCGAGAACAACTCCTGTGAAATCCGGGGCCTTCAGGAAATCTGCATGACCTTCCTGCACAATGCCGGCAAATTCGACTCGCAG GGCAAGTCCTTCATCAAGGATGCACTGAAGTGCATGGCTCATGGCTTGAGGCACAAATTCAGCTGCATCAGCCGAAAATGTCTGGCCATAAAGGAGATGGTCTTCCAGCTGCAGCGCGAATGCTACATGAAACACAACCTCTGTTCAGCTGCTAAAGACAACATTAATGTCATGGTGGAGATGATACATTTCCAAAACTTATTTCCCAAAGG GCCGTATGTTGAGCTGGTGAACATCTTGCTCAGCTGTGGAGAGGAGGTGAAGGAAGCTATTACACGGAGCGTGCGTCTGCAGTGCGAGCAGAACTGGGGCGCTCTGTGCGACAGCCTGAGCATCTGTACGTCCATCCCTGCGGCTCCAGCATCAGGTGGCTTCGAGCGACGTCCGCCGCTTGCCTCACAGTCAGACGCCGAGCACCACAAGAGCACTCGAACAGGAGACAAGGACAAACCTGGGAAGGTCGGGTTCAGCTCACACACGCGAAGTCGGAGCCAAGGCCTGCGCCGCGCTAGTGTAGATGCCAGTCCCGCCGAGCAGGAAGACTCAAAGATCAGCGACATTCGGAGGTGA
- the LOC132114185 gene encoding homeobox protein Nkx-2.5-like — MAMFSSQMTSTPFSVRDILNLEQNQEDLVSLDMSQKLDSALIPTSSCMLSTFKQEQYMDMPSGASLFTEDLLDVRGTKNSPLNFCNAAFYGKNVLEIDYVKGAKTDDTFEEKEKKDISCSQEDPSEDVKLDDADRPKQRKRRKPRVLFSQAQVYELERRFKQQKYLSAPDRDHLASVLKLTSTQVKIWFQNRRYKCKRQRQDQTLEMVGIAPPRRISVPVLVRDGKPCMGDASTYNTSYNVGINHFTYNSYPAFSNFPSPGNTNYSCNYPPSMSSIQPTQSNNNYINFGVGDLNNVQAPFQSSSGVPSLHGIRAW, encoded by the exons ATGGCAATGTTCTCCAGCCAGATGACTTCCACTCCTTTCTCAGTGCGGGACATACTGAACCTGGAGCAGAATCAGGAGGACTTGGTGTCTCTGGACATGTCTCAAAAGCTGGACAGTGCACTTATTCCGACCTCATCCTGCATGCTGTCCACTTTCAAACAAGAGCAGTACATGGACATGCCATCCGGAGCCTCTCTCTTCACCGAAGACCTTCTGGACGTCAGAGGCACCAAAAACAGCCCTCTGAACTTCTGTAACGCTGCTTTTTATGGGAAAAATGTCCTAGAAATAGACTATGTTAAAGGCGCAAAGACGGATGACACGTTtgaagaaaaggagaaaaaag ACATAAGCTGTTCTCAGGAAGATCCAAGTGAAGATGTGAAGCTGGATGATGCGGATCGACCCAAACAGAGGAAAAGGAGGAAGCCTCGGGTTCTGTTCTCtcaagcgcaggtgtacgagctGGAGAGGCGCTTCAAACAGCAGAAATACCTCTCTGCACCTGATAGAGATCATCTAGCCAGCGTGCTCAAACTCACTTCCACACAGGTCAAGATCTGGTTCCAGAACCGACGCTATAAGTGCAAGAGGCAGCGTCAGGACCAGACCCTGGAGATGGTGGGCATCGCGCCTCCGAGACGCATCTCGGTGCCGGTTCTGGTTCGGGATGGAAAGCCGTGCATGGGCGACGCTTCCACATACAACACATCTTACAACGTGGGGATCAATCACTTCACTTACAACAGCTACCCTGCGTTTAGTAATTTCCCGAGTCCGGGCAACACAAACTACTCATGCAACTACCCACCGAGCATGTCCTCCATCCAGCCCACACAGTCCAACAACAACTACATCAACTTTGGAGTTGGGGATCTAAATAACGTGCAGGCTCCGTTTCAGTCCAGCAGCGGGGTTCCCTCACTACACGGCATCCGTGCTTGGTGA